One Capsicum annuum cultivar UCD-10X-F1 chromosome 2, UCD10Xv1.1, whole genome shotgun sequence genomic window carries:
- the LOC124896196 gene encoding uncharacterized protein LOC124896196, with the protein MTIKLVIGGFTFHVCSIYVPQMGLKGEVKAIFWETLDEVVRSVPSSDKIVIAGDFNGHIRVLSKGYDDVDRGFGFGDRNCEGVALLDFTRAFGLMVVNSSFSKEDHLITFRSVLAKTQINFLLLRKGDRVFL; encoded by the coding sequence ATGACGATTAAGCTGGTCATTGGGGGGTTCACGTTCCATGTGTGTAGTATTTATGTGCCGCAGATGGGATTGAAAGGGGAGGTGAAAGCGATATTTTGGGAgactttggatgaggtggtgagaagcgtgcctagctcggaTAAGATTGTCATAGcgggggacttcaatgggcacattaGGGTTTTATCgaaaggttatgatgatgtggatagaggttttggttttggtgataGAAATTGTGAAGGGGTTGCTCTGCTGGATTTtacgagggcctttgggctgatGGTAGTGAATTCGAGCTTTTCAAAGGAGGATCACCTAATTACCTTCCGAAGCGTgttagccaagactcagattaaCTTTCTGCtacttaggaaaggggatagggtttTTCTGTAA